Proteins encoded within one genomic window of Helicobacter sp. 'house sparrow 1':
- a CDS encoding disulfide isomerase produces the protein MKKILLIFPLVFCFIQANMQNNLVKLIKEKTQQDISIKEVYDLKLDPNLKVVILEDMTSKTQIPVLTNKDGNMLSALTNIFFSQNNEDVKLIEGLLSKIQMQNDKQANSAAINKLLESIPDDYVIKLDSSTKNNKKITYIVSDPMCPHCQDELRRIDEKLKESNVYMVLVAYMGQDSQKKAANILEKIKELKNTKQKVDLLQQVYANTFEPKEANQKEIKKVQNITKKIADSGLIRGVPFIYEYK, from the coding sequence ATGAAAAAGATTCTACTTATTTTTCCTTTGGTTTTTTGCTTCATACAGGCAAATATGCAAAATAATCTAGTAAAACTTATTAAAGAGAAAACTCAACAAGATATAAGCATTAAAGAGGTTTATGATCTAAAATTAGACCCAAACCTTAAAGTAGTTATCCTAGAAGATATGACTTCTAAGACACAAATTCCTGTTTTAACCAACAAAGATGGAAATATGCTCTCTGCACTCACAAATATATTTTTCAGCCAAAACAATGAAGATGTAAAATTAATCGAGGGTCTTTTATCAAAAATCCAAATGCAAAATGACAAGCAGGCAAATTCTGCAGCGATTAACAAACTTTTAGAATCCATACCTGATGATTATGTAATCAAATTAGATTCCTCAACAAAAAATAATAAAAAAATTACCTATATTGTTTCTGATCCTATGTGCCCACATTGCCAAGATGAGTTACGCCGTATTGATGAAAAATTAAAGGAAAGTAATGTTTATATGGTTTTAGTAGCTTATATGGGACAAGATTCTCAAAAAAAGGCTGCAAATATTTTAGAGAAAATCAAGGAGCTAAAAAATACAAAACAAAAAGTTGATCTTTTACAGCAAGTTTATGCCAATACTTTTGAACCAAAAGAGGCAAATCAAAAAGAGATCAAAAAAGTTCAAAATATCACAAAAAAGATAGCAGATTCTGGGCTTATTAGAGGCGTTCCTTTTATCTATGAGTATAAATAA
- a CDS encoding TonB-dependent receptor domain-containing protein, protein MKRVFISCIFVELLLAEDLKQYNINQVVTSASGFNQALKDAPASISVVSGEELKDKPVRDLGEAVSLISGVSIDQEVGKTGAYSISIRGMPSDYTLILIDGKRQNTTNVGFQNESLTSFMPPISAIERIEVIRGPASTLYGSDAIGGIVNIITKKQLDKWGGSLMIDTVLQEKKTFGNLYGISLWAGGPLDANKKWTLSLRLREQYRAKVPTSALKVLGTDAVISPRNVVGLSQSNNSNLGFRVGYNLDRENYLYFDFDHGLQWYDNSQNLLGVVSPRGGYAKNLFFSRNNLILAHQGTYEKASTDTSIQYNSTLSRGRLVPEKSVSAGSPLIGQDRGLLGQDVILDHKTVFGIGDFSNMTLGGRYWFASVYDKIIPNYFVYQHNVSLFAENETRMFDSLNLTLGFRQNYNSAFGFNASPRIYLVYDALKNPKFGNLILKGGISTGYKTPRIPQLVAGVNGLTAQGTVQTYGNPDLRPETSINYEVGMFYETSLIELSSTLFYIDFKDKIQTASVANGMQVPVTGGGICVAANGKSCTYDINADTARSYGLESFFGFKPYDIGYGNIGFNLSYTFNKTEQTSGVAKGLPLTRIPEHSLNGAINYTIQNFGFYLRGEFKAKQLRTQIATKGGTGVGSLGELENFRRNNPGLSEYYKPYFLLHLGGNYRINKNLKLHFGIYNLLDQNFVDYVSVTSGNSTYYLNNYNYVREGRRYYLSLNMDF, encoded by the coding sequence ATGAAAAGAGTATTTATATCTTGCATTTTTGTAGAGTTGTTGTTGGCGGAAGATTTGAAACAATACAATATTAATCAGGTTGTCACTTCTGCTTCTGGATTTAATCAGGCATTAAAAGATGCACCCGCTTCTATCTCTGTAGTCTCTGGAGAAGAGCTTAAAGACAAGCCTGTGAGAGATTTAGGTGAAGCTGTATCTTTGATTTCAGGTGTTAGTATTGATCAAGAAGTTGGAAAAACCGGTGCTTATAGTATTTCAATTCGCGGAATGCCATCAGATTATACACTTATTCTAATAGATGGAAAAAGACAGAATACAACAAATGTGGGGTTCCAAAATGAGTCTCTTACAAGCTTTATGCCCCCAATTTCTGCAATTGAGCGTATTGAAGTCATTCGTGGCCCTGCATCTACTCTTTATGGTAGTGATGCCATTGGTGGGATTGTAAATATTATTACTAAAAAACAATTGGATAAGTGGGGTGGTAGCCTTATGATAGATACTGTATTACAGGAGAAAAAAACCTTTGGGAATCTTTATGGTATAAGTCTTTGGGCAGGAGGTCCTTTGGATGCAAATAAGAAATGGACTTTATCATTAAGATTAAGGGAACAATATCGAGCAAAGGTTCCAACTAGCGCATTAAAAGTTCTTGGGACAGATGCTGTTATATCTCCAAGAAATGTGGTTGGTTTAAGTCAAAGTAATAATTCCAATCTTGGCTTTCGTGTCGGTTATAATTTAGATAGAGAGAATTATTTATACTTTGATTTTGATCATGGGTTGCAGTGGTATGATAATTCTCAAAATTTATTGGGGGTTGTAAGTCCAAGGGGAGGATATGCTAAAAATTTATTTTTCTCAAGAAATAATCTTATCCTAGCACATCAAGGAACATATGAAAAGGCTAGCACTGATACAAGCATTCAATACAATTCAACCTTAAGTCGCGGTAGGCTTGTTCCAGAAAAATCTGTAAGTGCAGGTAGCCCTTTAATAGGTCAAGATAGAGGGCTTCTTGGACAGGATGTGATTTTGGATCACAAGACTGTTTTTGGGATTGGTGATTTTAGTAATATGACTTTGGGGGGTAGATATTGGTTTGCTTCAGTTTATGACAAAATTATTCCAAATTATTTTGTATATCAGCATAATGTAAGTTTGTTTGCAGAGAATGAAACAAGAATGTTTGATAGTCTAAACCTTACGCTAGGATTTAGACAAAATTATAACTCCGCATTTGGTTTTAATGCTTCTCCAAGGATTTATCTTGTATATGATGCTTTAAAAAATCCAAAATTTGGAAATTTGATTCTTAAGGGTGGGATTTCTACTGGCTATAAAACACCAAGAATTCCTCAACTTGTTGCAGGTGTGAATGGCTTAACAGCACAAGGCACAGTACAAACTTATGGAAATCCAGATTTAAGACCAGAAACCTCTATTAATTATGAGGTGGGAATGTTTTATGAAACAAGCCTCATTGAGCTATCTTCAACATTATTTTATATAGATTTCAAGGATAAGATTCAAACAGCAAGTGTTGCAAATGGAATGCAAGTTCCTGTGACAGGAGGAGGAATTTGTGTTGCAGCAAATGGAAAAAGTTGCACCTATGATATTAATGCAGATACAGCAAGATCTTATGGATTAGAAAGCTTTTTTGGTTTTAAACCTTATGATATTGGTTATGGAAATATTGGATTTAATCTTTCTTATACCTTTAATAAAACAGAACAAACTTCAGGAGTGGCAAAAGGATTGCCTCTTACAAGAATCCCAGAACATTCACTCAATGGGGCAATTAACTATACAATACAAAATTTTGGATTCTATTTAAGAGGAGAGTTTAAAGCAAAACAACTAAGAACACAGATTGCTACCAAAGGAGGCACAGGTGTGGGAAGCCTAGGAGAATTAGAAAATTTTCGAAGGAATAATCCTGGGTTAAGTGAATATTACAAGCCTTATTTCTTACTGCATTTAGGTGGCAATTATAGAATTAATAAGAATTTAAAATTGCACTTTGGAATTTATAATCTTTTAGATCAAAACTTTGTAGATTATGTCTCTGTAACAAGTGGAAATTCGACTTATTATTTAAATAATTACAATTATGTTAGAGAAGGGAGGAGGTATTATCTTTCTTTAAATATGGATTTTTAA
- a CDS encoding S1-like domain-containing RNA-binding protein codes for MEIGLINSLYIKRFSSFGAYLVDEHQNEVLLPKKFLSPHLKIGDLIKVFIHTDSEDRIVATTQTPLAQCNQIAILKIKSIDKLGCFLDLGIDKDIFMPTKNPSLFVINQKVCVFITLDKQKRLIAKLGVKNFLKPFYNFRKKYLKLPAFGFEKTPLGIGCVVDNQYYGILYQQELKAPVQMLEPIDVLIKKVRKDGKLDLKLDYLDSTKHLISVLKKNKVLNFNYDSSPQDIQETFKMSKKLFKKTISDLISKKQAEIRENKIFYLA; via the coding sequence ATGGAAATAGGGCTTATTAATTCTCTTTATATTAAACGCTTTAGCAGTTTTGGTGCTTATTTAGTTGATGAGCATCAAAATGAAGTTTTGTTGCCCAAAAAATTTTTATCACCTCATCTAAAAATTGGGGATTTGATAAAAGTTTTTATTCATACAGATTCTGAGGATAGAATTGTTGCAACCACACAAACTCCACTAGCCCAATGCAATCAAATTGCTATTTTAAAAATAAAAAGTATTGATAAGCTAGGTTGCTTTCTTGATCTTGGGATTGATAAAGATATTTTTATGCCAACTAAAAATCCAAGTCTCTTTGTTATAAATCAAAAAGTATGTGTATTTATCACTCTTGATAAACAAAAAAGATTAATTGCAAAGCTTGGAGTAAAAAATTTTTTAAAACCTTTTTATAATTTTAGAAAAAAATATTTAAAACTGCCCGCTTTTGGTTTTGAAAAAACCCCTCTTGGCATTGGCTGTGTTGTAGATAATCAGTATTATGGAATCTTATATCAGCAAGAGCTAAAAGCTCCAGTTCAAATGCTAGAGCCCATTGATGTTTTAATTAAAAAGGTTCGCAAAGATGGAAAATTAGATCTTAAACTTGATTATTTAGATTCTACAAAGCATCTAATCTCAGTCCTTAAAAAGAACAAAGTTTTAAACTTTAACTACGATTCAAGTCCTCAAGACATTCAAGAAACCTTTAAAATGAGTAAGAAGCTTTTTAAAAAAACTATTAGTGATTTAATCTCAAAAAAACAAGCAGAAATTAGAGAAAATAAAATTTTTTACTTGGCTTAA
- the ccoN gene encoding cytochrome-c oxidase, cbb3-type subunit I, protein MQEENRPMEYDYSIAKLFLYAMLVFGFIGMLIGVILALQLAFPSLNYIAGEYSIFGRLRPLHTNGVIYGFTLSGIWAAWYYLGQRVLKITYHQHPFLKFIGLLHFWVYVVLLLLAVASLFLGLTQSKEYAELIWPLDLLVVLVWVLWGISLFGSMGVRREQTIYISLWYFIATFTAIAVLYIFNNLAVPTYLVAGVGSLWHSISMYAGTNDAMIQWWWGHNAVAFVFTSGIIGMIYYFLPKESGQPVFSYKLTLFSFWSLMFVYIWAGGHHLIYSTVPDWIQTLSSVFSVILILPSWGTAINMLLTMRGQWHQLRESPLIKFLVLASTFYMLATLEGPIQSIKSVNALAHFTDWIIGHVHDGVLGWVGFSIIAATYHMTSRIFKKEIYSKKNIEIQFWILTIGIILYFSSMWVAGITQGMMWRDVDEYGNLAYQFIDTVSVLHPYYVIRSVGGLLYLTGFVMFVYNIIMTITASKKLEREPDYATPMAV, encoded by the coding sequence ATGCAAGAAGAAAACAGACCTATGGAATATGATTATTCTATAGCAAAACTATTTTTGTATGCTATGTTGGTGTTTGGTTTTATTGGAATGCTAATTGGCGTGATCTTAGCTCTTCAACTTGCTTTTCCTAGTCTAAACTATATAGCAGGAGAATATAGCATTTTTGGAAGACTTAGACCTTTGCATACCAATGGAGTAATCTATGGCTTTACTTTGAGTGGTATTTGGGCTGCTTGGTATTATTTAGGACAACGTGTTTTAAAGATTACCTATCATCAGCATCCATTCTTGAAGTTCATTGGATTGTTGCATTTTTGGGTTTATGTTGTTTTATTGCTTTTAGCAGTAGCCAGTCTTTTTTTAGGTTTAACACAATCCAAAGAATATGCAGAGCTAATTTGGCCACTAGATTTGCTTGTCGTGCTGGTTTGGGTTTTGTGGGGTATCAGCCTATTTGGTAGTATGGGGGTTAGGAGAGAGCAAACGATTTATATTTCATTATGGTATTTTATAGCTACCTTTACAGCAATTGCAGTTTTATATATTTTTAATAATCTTGCTGTTCCTACTTATCTTGTAGCAGGTGTAGGAAGTCTTTGGCATTCTATTTCAATGTATGCTGGAACCAATGATGCAATGATTCAATGGTGGTGGGGTCATAATGCTGTGGCATTTGTATTTACTTCAGGTATTATTGGGATGATTTATTATTTTTTACCAAAAGAATCTGGACAACCAGTTTTTTCTTATAAGCTTACTTTATTTTCTTTTTGGAGTTTAATGTTTGTTTATATTTGGGCAGGAGGTCACCATCTTATTTATTCTACAGTTCCTGATTGGATTCAAACACTCTCTTCTGTTTTCTCTGTAATCTTGATTTTACCTTCTTGGGGAACCGCGATTAATATGTTATTGACTATGAGAGGGCAGTGGCATCAACTCAGAGAATCTCCACTGATTAAGTTTTTAGTTCTTGCATCCACATTCTATATGCTTGCAACTCTTGAGGGACCTATTCAATCTATTAAGTCAGTGAATGCATTAGCGCACTTTACAGATTGGATTATTGGGCATGTTCATGATGGAGTATTGGGATGGGTAGGATTTAGTATTATTGCTGCAACTTACCATATGACTTCAAGAATCTTTAAAAAAGAAATCTATTCTAAGAAGAATATTGAAATACAGTTCTGGATTTTAACAATTGGCATAATCCTTTATTTCTCAAGTATGTGGGTTGCGGGTATTACGCAAGGTATGATGTGGAGAGATGTGGATGAGTATGGAAATCTTGCATATCAATTTATAGATACAGTGAGTGTGTTGCATCCATACTATGTGATTAGAAGTGTTGGTGGATTGCTTTATCTTACAGGATTTGTAATGTTTGTTTATAACATTATAATGACAATTACTGCATCAAAGAAATTAGAGCGTGAGCCAGACTATGCTACGCCTATGGCTGTTTAA
- the ccoO gene encoding cytochrome-c oxidase, cbb3-type subunit II, with protein MFSFLEKNPFFFTVAFLAVFSVAGIVEVLPDFTKSARPIEGLKPYSVLETAGRQVYIKEGCYNCHSQLIRAFPSEVDRYGAYSLSGEYAYDRPFLWGSKRTGPDLHRVGDSRSTDWHDNHMWEPKDIVPNSIMPAYKHLYVKNSDFETAYAEAFTQKKVFNVPYDVEGGVKLGDINEARELFMKEAEEVVADMKNQEVKEAFKRGEVKEIVALIAYLNYLGQKRISK; from the coding sequence ATGTTTAGCTTTTTAGAAAAAAATCCATTCTTTTTTACAGTAGCATTTTTAGCTGTTTTTTCGGTTGCAGGTATCGTGGAGGTTTTGCCAGATTTTACAAAATCTGCACGACCAATTGAGGGGCTAAAACCTTATTCTGTTTTAGAAACTGCAGGAAGACAGGTTTATATTAAAGAGGGATGCTATAACTGTCATTCTCAACTTATCCGAGCATTTCCATCTGAAGTTGATAGATATGGTGCTTATAGCTTAAGTGGTGAATATGCTTATGATAGACCTTTCTTATGGGGTTCAAAGAGAACAGGTCCAGATTTACATCGTGTTGGCGATAGTAGGAGTACGGATTGGCATGATAATCATATGTGGGAACCAAAGGATATAGTACCTAATTCTATTATGCCTGCCTATAAACATTTGTATGTGAAGAATAGTGATTTTGAGACAGCCTATGCTGAAGCTTTTACACAAAAGAAAGTTTTTAATGTGCCTTATGATGTTGAGGGTGGAGTAAAGCTTGGTGATATAAATGAGGCAAGAGAGCTTTTTATGAAAGAAGCAGAAGAAGTTGTTGCTGATATGAAGAATCAAGAAGTTAAAGAGGCCTTTAAAAGAGGTGAAGTCAAAGAAATTGTTGCTTTAATTGCTTATTTGAATTATCTTGGACAAAAAAGGATATCAAAGTAA
- the kdsB gene encoding 3-deoxy-manno-octulosonate cytidylyltransferase: MIIIPARLASTRFPQKMLADIFGKPLVITTALNASKMDDVVVACDDEIILSLCKKFKIQAVLTSKSHTSGTDRCAEACRILGLSPNEIVLNIQGDEPFLEQEVIFTLQKVVKTSSFMASLAKNIDLQEAQDSNLVKVVLNQNNEAIYFSRSPIPFNRDSQDEVSYLGHLGLYGFYNWSLQEFCKLEKTKIEEIEKLEQLRAIYHQKSIKMAVVQTKSIGIDTPKDLELALQKSML, encoded by the coding sequence ATGATTATTATCCCTGCAAGACTTGCTTCTACAAGATTTCCTCAAAAGATGCTTGCTGATATTTTTGGAAAACCTCTTGTTATAACAACAGCGCTAAATGCTTCAAAAATGGATGATGTGGTTGTGGCATGCGATGATGAAATAATTTTATCTTTGTGTAAAAAATTTAAAATTCAAGCAGTTTTGACAAGTAAGAGTCATACAAGTGGGACAGATCGTTGTGCAGAGGCTTGTAGGATTTTGGGTTTATCTCCCAATGAGATAGTTTTAAATATTCAAGGAGATGAACCATTTTTAGAACAAGAGGTAATTTTTACACTACAAAAAGTTGTTAAAACAAGTAGTTTTATGGCAAGTTTGGCAAAAAATATAGATTTGCAAGAAGCTCAAGATAGCAATCTTGTGAAAGTAGTTTTAAATCAAAATAATGAGGCAATTTATTTTTCAAGATCTCCCATACCTTTTAATCGGGATAGCCAAGATGAGGTTTCTTATCTTGGGCATTTGGGATTATATGGATTTTATAATTGGAGCTTGCAAGAGTTTTGTAAATTAGAAAAAACAAAAATAGAAGAAATAGAAAAACTTGAACAATTAAGGGCGATCTATCATCAAAAAAGCATTAAAATGGCAGTGGTGCAAACAAAGAGCATAGGCATTGATACTCCCAAAGACTTGGAGTTAGCGTTGCAAAAATCTATGCTATAA
- the ccoP gene encoding cytochrome-c oxidase, cbb3-type subunit III → MGWLDDKVNLIALIGAVAILFLTMFFTSYYIRKMRDSKAEGKLKEHGWDGIAEFANDIPIGWVVGFIVIIIWGLWYVFLGYPLNSYSQLGEYNLDRQEYNQKFEDKWKNLSQDDMVKMGQSIFLVKCSQCHGVNAEGISGRAQNLTRWGKYQGIEDTIHHGSSGLEYLAGEMPAVDMNPEDAKIVSQYVMSAISDLHMKFDGLDIKKGKELWDSASCSSCHGEDGKGLDGLAVDLTKYGTTEFLKEILAKGKKGHIGKMPSFDYAKFSDIQIKALNAYINSLQPLDE, encoded by the coding sequence ATGGGATGGCTTGATGATAAAGTTAATTTAATAGCTTTAATTGGTGCAGTTGCAATTTTATTTTTAACGATGTTTTTTACATCCTATTATATTAGGAAAATGCGAGACAGCAAAGCAGAAGGTAAGCTCAAGGAGCACGGATGGGATGGTATTGCAGAGTTTGCAAATGATATTCCTATAGGATGGGTTGTTGGGTTTATTGTAATCATTATTTGGGGGTTGTGGTATGTATTTTTAGGCTATCCACTTAATTCTTACTCTCAACTTGGGGAGTATAATTTAGATAGACAGGAATATAATCAAAAATTTGAAGATAAGTGGAAAAACCTTTCACAAGATGATATGGTAAAAATGGGTCAGAGCATTTTTTTGGTGAAGTGCTCACAGTGCCATGGAGTAAATGCCGAAGGAATTAGTGGAAGAGCTCAAAATCTTACTAGGTGGGGTAAATATCAAGGTATTGAGGATACAATTCATCACGGTAGTAGTGGTTTAGAATATCTTGCAGGAGAAATGCCAGCAGTTGATATGAATCCAGAAGATGCTAAGATTGTTTCTCAATATGTAATGTCAGCAATTTCTGATTTGCATATGAAATTTGATGGTTTGGATATCAAAAAAGGAAAAGAGCTTTGGGATAGCGCTTCTTGTTCTTCTTGTCATGGTGAAGATGGAAAAGGATTAGATGGTTTAGCAGTAGATCTTACAAAATATGGAACTACAGAGTTTTTGAAAGAAATATTGGCAAAAGGAAAAAAAGGACATATCGGTAAAATGCCATCTTTTGATTATGCAAAATTTAGCGATATACAAATTAAAGCATTAAATGCTTATATAAATTCTTTGCAGCCACTTGATGAGTAA
- a CDS encoding cytochrome c oxidase, cbb3-type, CcoQ subunit, giving the protein MYDLSFIQGIAYFVITILLVIFLYSYIFSIYRREKMGKQDYERYANLALKDNLTDELVEERKK; this is encoded by the coding sequence ATGTATGATCTAAGTTTTATACAGGGGATTGCTTATTTTGTAATTACAATTTTACTTGTGATATTTCTCTATAGTTATATTTTTAGCATTTACAGAAGAGAAAAAATGGGTAAGCAAGACTATGAGCGCTATGCAAATCTTGCTTTGAAAGATAACTTAACTGATGAATTAGTAGAGGAAAGAAAGAAGTAA
- the tilS gene encoding tRNA lysidine(34) synthetase TilS has protein sequence MIDFGVLESKKNLLGFSAGVDSTALFFMLLEAGVDFDLAMVDYKVREQSQDEVLYAKQLAQKYQKKLFLHQAPKIKKNFENQARIIRYKFFDEVIKSNGYENLILAHHFNDRLEWFLMQFFKGCGLNTLLGFNEIEERKNYKIVRPLINTSRDEILDFVKKYHFFEDLSNQDTKFLRNKIRKAYATPMIKENKQGILRSFEYLLQEKNILYPKEDIFSIGHIFYFKKSSLINNLSIIDKLLKRLGYVWSKEQRKEVQKQDFSICLGSNFLIDSNQNYIFVAKIRYPHIILNKDFKNWARKAFVPQKIRKEFFGLLQEKKIILKDLYFNF, from the coding sequence TTGATTGATTTTGGTGTTTTAGAATCTAAAAAGAACTTATTGGGTTTTTCTGCTGGAGTGGATTCAACAGCCCTTTTTTTTATGCTTTTAGAAGCTGGGGTTGATTTTGATCTTGCAATGGTAGATTATAAAGTGAGGGAACAATCACAAGATGAAGTTTTGTATGCAAAACAATTAGCTCAAAAATATCAAAAAAAACTTTTTTTGCATCAAGCCCCTAAAATTAAGAAAAATTTTGAAAATCAAGCCCGCATTATCCGCTATAAATTTTTTGATGAAGTGATTAAAAGCAATGGTTATGAAAATTTAATTCTTGCACATCATTTTAACGATAGATTAGAGTGGTTTTTAATGCAATTTTTTAAGGGATGTGGATTAAACACCCTGCTTGGGTTTAATGAAATTGAAGAACGCAAAAATTATAAGATAGTGCGTCCTTTGATTAATACATCAAGAGATGAGATATTGGATTTTGTAAAAAAATATCATTTTTTTGAAGATTTAAGTAATCAGGATACTAAATTTTTAAGAAATAAGATTAGAAAAGCTTATGCAACTCCAATGATAAAAGAAAATAAGCAGGGTATTTTAAGGAGTTTTGAATACCTTTTGCAAGAAAAAAATATCCTTTATCCAAAGGAGGATATTTTTAGCATTGGACATATTTTTTATTTTAAAAAATCCTCCTTGATAAATAATCTCTCAATTATTGATAAGTTATTAAAGAGACTTGGTTATGTTTGGAGCAAAGAGCAAAGAAAAGAGGTTCAAAAACAAGATTTTAGCATTTGTTTAGGATCTAATTTTCTTATAGATTCTAATCAAAATTATATTTTTGTTGCAAAGATTAGATATCCACATATCATACTAAATAAGGATTTTAAAAATTGGGCTAGAAAGGCATTTGTGCCACAAAAAATAAGAAAGGAATTTTTTGGATTATTGCAGGAGAAAAAAATTATCTTAAAAGATTTGTATTTTAATTTTTGA
- a CDS encoding phosphoribosyltransferase has product MYYAYDNFLNDLKVLKKQIEQSIGIPDALVCIARGGMTLTHMLSLAWNIRSVYSLNAISYNDHKVQSSLILENMPNIKQEHKNVLVLDEIVDSGESLDVVLQKLRSEFVGTKFSSAVIFQKNNAKIKADFFIREPAEWVDFFWEVDLLKSEKDEK; this is encoded by the coding sequence ATGTATTATGCTTATGATAATTTTTTAAATGATTTAAAAGTTTTAAAAAAACAAATAGAACAATCAATAGGAATACCAGATGCCCTTGTATGTATTGCAAGGGGTGGTATGACATTAACACATATGCTAAGTCTTGCTTGGAATATTAGGTCGGTTTATAGTTTAAATGCAATCTCTTATAATGATCACAAGGTGCAAAGCTCTTTAATATTAGAAAACATGCCTAATATTAAACAAGAGCATAAAAATGTTTTGGTTCTTGATGAAATTGTTGATAGTGGTGAAAGTTTAGATGTAGTATTGCAGAAATTAAGAAGTGAGTTTGTTGGGACAAAATTTTCATCAGCTGTGATTTTTCAAAAAAATAATGCAAAGATTAAAGCAGACTTTTTTATAAGAGAACCTGCAGAATGGGTTGATTTTTTCTGGGAAGTTGATTTGCTTAAAAGTGAGAAAGATGAAAAATAA
- the rimO gene encoding 30S ribosomal protein S12 methylthiotransferase RimO: MRKMKNKTLHLISLGCTKNLVDSEVMLGKLASYEIIQDYKQADVIIINTCGFIQSAKEESISMILQVAQDKKKDALIVASGCLTQRYQEELRKLIPEIDIITGVGDYDKIDLMIEQKRGIVSEDVFLINEEKERIITGSNIHAYIKISEGCNQSCSFCSIPSFKGKLKSRSIESILKEIKNLCEKGYRDFTFVAQDSSSFLRDKNQNNGLIDLIKAVDKQNLARSARILYLYPSTTTLELIATIQQSKIFQNYFDMPIQHISQAMLSRMKRGINQQKHKDLLKAMRDVEGSFVRSTIIVGHPQESQEEFLELCDFLEDFVFDRINIFAFSSEEGTLAHNMDGKIPTRVINKRINQINKVIKKQQEQLLQEMVGKTYVAILEGKSEISEFFYSARLLNWAPDVDGSILINDSDLDDLVLASGYYEIEISEIKDDLIFAKVLKKLD; this comes from the coding sequence GTGAGAAAGATGAAAAATAAAACTTTGCATTTAATCTCACTTGGATGTACCAAAAATCTAGTAGATTCAGAGGTAATGTTAGGGAAACTAGCAAGTTATGAGATTATTCAAGATTATAAACAAGCAGATGTCATAATTATAAACACCTGCGGCTTTATTCAATCTGCCAAAGAAGAGAGCATATCAATGATTTTGCAAGTTGCACAAGATAAAAAGAAAGATGCATTGATTGTTGCAAGTGGATGCCTTACTCAAAGATATCAAGAGGAGCTAAGAAAATTAATTCCAGAGATTGATATCATCACAGGTGTTGGAGACTATGATAAGATTGATTTAATGATAGAGCAAAAAAGAGGAATTGTCTCAGAGGATGTTTTTTTAATAAATGAAGAAAAAGAGAGGATAATTACAGGCTCAAATATCCATGCTTATATTAAAATTTCAGAGGGTTGTAATCAATCTTGTAGTTTTTGTTCTATTCCAAGTTTCAAAGGAAAATTAAAAAGTAGAAGTATAGAATCTATTTTGAAGGAAATAAAAAATTTATGTGAAAAGGGGTATAGAGATTTCACTTTTGTGGCACAGGATTCCAGTTCTTTTTTAAGAGATAAAAATCAAAATAATGGATTGATTGATTTAATTAAAGCAGTAGATAAGCAGAATCTAGCAAGAAGTGCAAGAATTTTATATCTTTATCCCTCAACAACTACTTTAGAATTAATTGCTACAATACAGCAATCTAAAATTTTTCAAAATTATTTTGATATGCCTATACAACATATTTCTCAAGCAATGCTTTCGCGTATGAAAAGAGGGATTAACCAACAAAAACATAAAGATCTATTAAAAGCAATGAGAGATGTTGAAGGAAGCTTTGTTAGAAGTACAATTATTGTAGGACATCCTCAAGAAAGTCAAGAAGAGTTTTTAGAACTCTGTGATTTTTTAGAAGATTTTGTTTTTGATCGCATTAATATTTTTGCTTTTTCTTCTGAGGAAGGAACATTGGCGCACAATATGGATGGCAAGATTCCAACTAGGGTTATCAATAAAAGAATCAATCAGATTAATAAGGTTATTAAAAAACAACAAGAGCAATTACTGCAAGAAATGGTTGGAAAAACATATGTTGCAATTTTGGAAGGAAAGAGCGAGATTAGTGAGTTTTTTTATAGCGCAAGATTGCTTAACTGGGCACCAGATGTTGATGGTAGTATTCTTATTAATGACAGCGATTTGGATGATTTAGTATTGGCAAGTGGTTATTATGAGATAGAAATTAGTGAAATCAAAGATGATTTGATTTTTGCTAAAGTATTAAAAAAGCTTGATTGA